Proteins from a genomic interval of Rattus norvegicus strain BN/NHsdMcwi chromosome 2, GRCr8, whole genome shotgun sequence:
- the Ccnh gene encoding cyclin-H isoform X1, translating into MYHNSSQKRHWTFASEEQLARLRADANRKFKCKAVANGKVLPNDPLFLEPHEEMTLCKYYEKRLLEFCSVFKPAMPRSVVGTACMYFKRFYLNNSVMEYHPRIIMLTCAFLACKVDEFNVSSPQFVGNLRESPLGQEKALEQILEYELLLIQQLNFHLIVHNPYRPFEGFLIDIKTRYPMLENPEILRKTADDFLSRIALTDAYLLYTPSQIALTAILSSASRAGITMESYLSESLMLKENRTCLSQLLDIMKRSS; encoded by the exons ATGTACCACAACAGCAGCCAGAAGCGGCACTGGACCTTCGCTAGCGAGGAGCAACTGGCGCGTCTGCGGGCCGACGCCAACCGCAAATTCAAGTGCAAAGCTGTGGCTAACGGGAAG GTTCTTCCAAATGATCCGTTGTTTCTTGAGCCTCATGAAGAAATGACACTTTGCAAATACTATGAAAAAAGATTGTTGGAATTTTGTTCAGTGTTTAAACCAGCTATGCCACGGTCTGTTGTG gGTACAGCTTGTATGTATTTCAAGCGTTTTTATCTTAATAACTCAGTAATGGAATATCACCCTCGGATAATAAT gCTTACTTGTGCATTTTTGGCCTGCAAAGTAGATGAATTCAATGTGTCTAGTCCTCAGTTTGTTGGGAACCTTCGAGAGAGTCCTCTTGGACAGGAGAAGGCACTGGAACAGATTTTGGAATATGAACTACTACTTATACAACAACTTAATTTTCACCTCATTGTCCACAATCCATATAGACCATTTGAAGGCTTCCTCATTGATATAAAG ACTCGATACCCCATGTTGGAGAATCCAGAGATTTTGAGGAAAACGGCTGATGATTTTCTTAGTAGAATTGCATTGACAGATGCTTATCTTTTGTACACACCCTCACAAATTGCCCTGACTGCCATTTTATCAAGTGCCTCTAGGGCTGGAATTACTATGGAAAG CTATTTATCAGAGAGTCtaatgctgaaagaaaacagaacttgCCTGTCACAGCTACTGGATATAATGAAAA GGTCCTCATGA
- the Ccnh gene encoding cyclin-H, with protein MYHNSSQKRHWTFASEEQLARLRADANRKFKCKAVANGKVLPNDPLFLEPHEEMTLCKYYEKRLLEFCSVFKPAMPRSVVGTACMYFKRFYLNNSVMEYHPRIIMLTCAFLACKVDEFNVSSPQFVGNLRESPLGQEKALEQILEYELLLIQQLNFHLIVHNPYRPFEGFLIDIKTRYPMLENPEILRKTADDFLSRIALTDAYLLYTPSQIALTAILSSASRAGITMESYLSESLMLKENRTCLSQLLDIMKSMRNLVKKYEPPRSEEVAILKQKLERCHSSDLALNMVTKKRKGYEDDDYVSKKPKQEEEEWTDDDLVDAL; from the exons ATGTACCACAACAGCAGCCAGAAGCGGCACTGGACCTTCGCTAGCGAGGAGCAACTGGCGCGTCTGCGGGCCGACGCCAACCGCAAATTCAAGTGCAAAGCTGTGGCTAACGGGAAG GTTCTTCCAAATGATCCGTTGTTTCTTGAGCCTCATGAAGAAATGACACTTTGCAAATACTATGAAAAAAGATTGTTGGAATTTTGTTCAGTGTTTAAACCAGCTATGCCACGGTCTGTTGTG gGTACAGCTTGTATGTATTTCAAGCGTTTTTATCTTAATAACTCAGTAATGGAATATCACCCTCGGATAATAAT gCTTACTTGTGCATTTTTGGCCTGCAAAGTAGATGAATTCAATGTGTCTAGTCCTCAGTTTGTTGGGAACCTTCGAGAGAGTCCTCTTGGACAGGAGAAGGCACTGGAACAGATTTTGGAATATGAACTACTACTTATACAACAACTTAATTTTCACCTCATTGTCCACAATCCATATAGACCATTTGAAGGCTTCCTCATTGATATAAAG ACTCGATACCCCATGTTGGAGAATCCAGAGATTTTGAGGAAAACGGCTGATGATTTTCTTAGTAGAATTGCATTGACAGATGCTTATCTTTTGTACACACCCTCACAAATTGCCCTGACTGCCATTTTATCAAGTGCCTCTAGGGCTGGAATTACTATGGAAAG CTATTTATCAGAGAGTCtaatgctgaaagaaaacagaacttgCCTGTCACAGCTACTGGATATAATGAAAA GCATGAGAAATCTAGTAAAAAAGTATGAGCCACCCAGATCTGAAGAAGTTGCTATTCTGAAACAGAAGTTGGAGCGATGTCATTCTTCTGACCTTGCACTTAATATGGTTAC aaagaagaggaaaggctaCGAAGACGATGACTATGTATCAAAGAAACCCAAACAGGAAGAG GAGGAGTGGACGGACGATGACCTGGTAGATGCTCTCTAA